The following proteins are co-located in the Triticum aestivum cultivar Chinese Spring chromosome 1A, IWGSC CS RefSeq v2.1, whole genome shotgun sequence genome:
- the LOC123069372 gene encoding iron-phytosiderophore transporter yellow stripe 1 isoform X2, translating into MDVVAPEMEKHEAAEGDMESSDPALAAGPREHELEPVGRWQDDLTVRGMVAALLIGCIYTVIVMRMSLTTGLVPTLNVSAALLSFLALRGWTSLLDRFGIVSRPFTPQENTIVQTCGVACYTIAFAGGFGSTLLGLNKKTYELAGDSVANGPGSYKEPGIGWMTAFLFSCCFGGLLTLIPLRQVLVVDYKLTYPSGTATAVLINGFHTTQGDKNSKKQIRGFLKYFGGSFIWSFFQWFYTGGDACGFVQFPTFGLKAWKQTFFFDFSMTYVGAGMICPHIVNVSTLLGAILSYGILYPLISKNKGDWYPATVKESSMKSLYGYKAFICIALILGDGLYQFVKIISITFKGMYRQFSRKYINNRAKNMDNTVSLEDMQRDEVFKRGHLPAWMAYSGYAVLSVVAAITTPIMFRQVKWYYIVIAYVVAPMLGFANSYGTGLTDINMGYNYGKIRLFVFAGWAGRDNGVVAGLVTGTCVKQLVLISADLMHDFKTGYLTKTSPRSMMVAQAIGTVMGCILAPLTFMLFYKAFDIGNPDGYWKAPYALIYRNMAILGVEGFSVLPKYCLALSGGFFAFAALLSIARDVMPHRYSKYVPIPMAMAVPFLVGGSFAIDMCVGSLVVFVWNKINKKEAGFMVPAVASGLICGDGIWTFPSSILAIAKIKPPICMQFTPAP; encoded by the exons ATGGACGTCGTCGCGCCGGAGATGGAGAAACACGAGGCCGCGGAAGGCGACATGGAGTCATCAGATCCCGCGCTCGCCGCGGGGCCGCGCGAGCACGAGCTGGAGCCCGTGGGGCGGTGGCAGGATGATCTGACGGTGCGCGGCATGGTGGCAGCGCTGCTCATCGGGTGCATCTACACCGTCATCGTCATGAGGATGTCGCTCACCACCGGACTAGTGCCCACGCTCAATGTCTCCGCCGCGCTGCTCTCCTTCCTCGCGCTCCGTGGCTGGACCAGCTTGCTGGACCGCTTCGGCATCGTGTCACGACCCTTCACCCCACAGGAGAACACCATCGTCCAGACATGCGGCGTGGCCTGCTACACCATCGCTTTCGCCG GTGGGTTCGGGTCAACCTTGCTGGGTCTAAACAAAAAGACGTACGAGCTCGCCGGCGACTCGGTGGCCAACGGGCCGGGGAGCTACAAGGAGCCAGGGATTGGCTGGATGACGGCATTCCTCTTTTCTTGCTGCTTCGGTGGACTCCTCACCTTGATTCCCCTTAGACAG GTATTGGTCGTCGACTATAAATTAACTTACCCTAGTGGGACGGCAACTGCAGTTCTTATAAACGGCTTCCATACCACCCAGGGAGACAAGAATTCAAA GAAGCAAATACGTGGGTTTCTGAAATACTTTGGGGGTAGCTTCATATGGAGTTTCTTCCAGTGGTTCTACACCGGCGGCGATGCTTGTGGGTTTGTTCAGTTCCCTACTTTTGGTCTCAAGGCCTGGAAGCAGAC ATTTTTCTTTGACTTCAGCATGACATACGTCGGCGCTGGGATGATTTGCCCGCATATAGTAAATGTTTCCACCCTCCTAGGTGCAATTCTTTCATATGGAATATTGTACCCACTCATCAGTAAAAACAAGGGTGATTGGTACCCTGCAACTGTAAAAGAGAGCAGCATGAAAAGTTTGTACGGCTACAAG GCCTTCATATGTATCGCTCTTATCTTGGGGGATGGACTCTACCAATTCGTCAAAATTATTAGCATCACTTTTAAGGGCATGTATCGACAATTTAGCCGTAAGTATATCAATAATAGAG CGAAAAATATGGACAATACGGTCTCACTCGAGGATATGCAGCGCGATGAGGTCTTCAAGAGAGGCCATCTCCCCGCTTGGATGGCATACTCTGGGTATGCCGTGTTAAGCGTCGTTGCAGCGATTACCACGCCAATAATGTTTCGACAAGTGAAATGGTACTACATAGTTATAGCGTATGTCGTAGCCCCCATGCTTGGATTCGCCAACTCTTACGGCACAGGGCTTACTGATATCAACATGGGGTATAACTATGGGAAGATTAGACTCTTCGTCTTTGCGGGTTGGGCTGGCAGGGACAATGGTGTCGTTGCAGGCCTTGTTACTGGTACATGTGTGAAGCAGTTGGTTCTTATATCTGCAGATCTGATGCATGACTTCAAGACGGGTTATCTAACAAAgacatcaccaagatccatgatgGTGGCACAGGCCATTGGTACGGTCATGGGCTGCATCCTTGCTCCCCTTACGTTCATGCTCTTCTACAAGGCATTTGATATTGGCAACCCAGATGGTTACTGGAAGGCGCCGTATGCATTGATATACCGTAATATGGCAATACTTGGCGTGGAGGGGTTCTCGGTGTTGCCGAAGTATTGTCTAGCACTCTCTGGTGGATTCTTCGCATTTGCAGCACTCCTCAGCATCGCAAGAGATGTCATGCCACACAGATATAGCAAGTATGTGCCCATACCCATGGCCATGGCAGTCCCATTCCTTGTCGGCGGGAGCTTCGCAATTGATATGTGCGTCGGAAGTTTGGTGGTTTTTGTCTGGAACAAGATAAACAAAAAGGAGGCTGGTTTCATGGTCCCTGCGGTTGCATCCGGTTTGATATGTGGGGATGGAATATGGACATTCCCTTCTTCCATACTTGCCATTGCCAAGATTAAACCACCAATTTGCATGCAGTTTACACCTGCACCCTAG
- the LOC123071276 gene encoding uncharacterized protein has translation MPASSDYAALLEVNAVNIENAPLEDYVYDKMDGGVHGGGDEEDELQEIEGEVFEASQTATYSKRSKSYTQIEDEVLIRAWEAVSLDAIHGTDQTGKRYWQRIEDKFFRLMPRNVELTPRTYRPLQGGWDVIKAAVSWWCGCLEQVYNAPPGGTNEADWDKIAAARYRDMPASRGKPFAFEHC, from the exons atgcccgcaAG CTCCGACTATGCGGCTCTCCTTGAGGTAAACGCAGTGAACATTGAGAATGCACCCCTCGAAGATTATGTATACGACAAGATGGACGGCGGGGTACACGGTGGCGGCGATGAAGAGGATGAGTTGCAAGAGATTGAAGGGGAGGTCTTCGAGGCATCGCAAACGGCAACATATAGCAAAAGGTCGAAGAGCTATACCCAAATAGAGGATGAGGTGCTGATCCGAGCTTGGGAGGCCGTCTCCCTCGATGCCATCCACGGCACCGACCAAACCGGGAAGAGGTATTGGCAAAGGATAGAAGACAAGTTCTTCCGGTTGATGCCAAGGAATGTTGAGCTGACACCACGCACCTATAGACCACTCCAAGGAGGTTGGGATGTGATCAAGGCGGCGGTTAGCTGGTGGTGTGGATGCTTGGAGCAAGTGTACAATGCACCTCCAGGTGGCACTAATGAAGCCGATTGG GATAAAATTGCAGCCGCGAGGTATAGGGACATGCCGGCATCCAGGGGCAAGCCCTTTGCATTCGAGCATTGTTGA